The Streptomyces sp. 11x1 genomic sequence TGACGTGCCGGTCCCGGATCACCCGGGCCAGCCGCTCCCCGTCGAGGATGGAGCCGACCTCCAACGGGACGCCGTCGGGCACCCGTTCGGCGACGCCGGTGGACAGGTCGTCGTAGACGACGGCCTCCTCGCCCGCGTCGAGCATCGCGCGCACCACATGCGCCCCGATGTATCCCGCGCCACCGGTGATCAGCCAGGTCATGGACGACCGTCCCGTCGTAGTCGTAGTCGCGTAGGCGCGGGGCCGTGCCCGCGTCGGGTCTCAGTGAAGCAGGCGTTTGAGGCGTCGGCGGACGACCTCGGTCAATCCTCGCCAACCGGGCGCGAGTCGCACCGCGAGCGCCCCCGCGTGGGTCGCGTACGGCTGCACCAGGAGCACTCCATGGCGCGCGCTGAACAGTGCGCTCCGGCGGAGGAGCCCGGCGCCCGCGACGGCGTGTGCGGTGGTCTCCCGACGGCTGCCGTCCGCGAACCGCAGCCGTAGCCGGAGGTCCCACGTGCCGCTGCCCAACGCGGCCAGGTCCAGCGGTACGTCCGCCGTCCAGCTGTCGACGTCCGGCTCCTCCGCGCCGCTGTCGCCCTCCGCCTCGGCCAGGAGGGGCGCCGTGCCGGCGAAGCCCACCCGCCCGTCGTTCCGTTCTGTGAACTCCGCCTGCACGGTCACCGGCCCCGCCTCCGCCATCCGCCCGTACAGCTCGTGGAGCCGCAGTCGGAGCACCGTCCCCCGCGCGCGGGGCCGCAGTTCCGCGTCGACGGCGGCGGGCAGCAGCTCCACGGGGCGGACGAGGAGATGGTCCAGCTCCACCTGCGGCAGATCGGCCGACCAGACGGGCGAGCCGTCGGCCCCGCGGGCGTACGGCGGGGTCAGCCGGGCCGGGCGGGCCGCCATCTCCCTGAGGCGGGGCAGGTCGCGCGGCTCGTCGGCGGCGAGGATCACCCGGGCGACGACCCGGCCGGGCGCGGGCGCCGGCGCGAAGTCGCCCTCGTCGAAGGTGGCCAGGTAGGCGCGTGTCAGCGTCCACCACTCGCGCTGGTACTCGGTGCCGCGCAGGCCCAGCTCGCGGGCGTACATCCGCAGCGAGTGGTCGAGGAAGCGCGTCCGTGCGGCCCGTGCCGGGCCCTTCTCACCGGCGCCCAGCAGGATGTCGTACGACAGTCGGTCGGCGTCCAGGCGGGCCCGCCAGTTGGTGATGTCGGAGCGGTCCAGGGAGATGGACAGCCGGGCCGCCGATCGGCGCACGTGCCAGACGTACACCGGGTCGGGGACGAGCGCGACGCGCGGTGCGGCGGCCAGGACGCGCGCGCCGAAGACGAAGTCCTCGTACGGGAAGCGGCCCTCGGGGAAACGGATGGCGCGCTCGCGCAGGAAGGAGGTCCGGTACAGCTTGTTGACGCAGAGGGTGTCGTGCACCAGGTGTGCGCGCTGGGAGGAGTGCTCCAGCAGCGTGCGCCGGGCGTACAGCTCGGGCTGCCAGGGGGTCTCGCGGCCGGACGGCAGCTCCCTGCGCACGCACAACCCGGACGCGACCGGCGCGTCGTGCTCCAGAGCCGCCCCCAGCAGCGCGTCCACGGCGCCGGGCGGCAGCACGTCGTCGCTGTCCAGGAACATGACGTACGGCGAGGTCACGACGTCCAGCCCGGTGTTGCGCGGGGTGCCGCAGCCGCCGCTGTTGACCGGGCGCCGGACCACCCGCAGCCGGGGTTCGTCCCCGGCGAGGCGCTCCAGCACGTCCGCGCTGCCGTCGGTCGAGCAGTCGTCGACGGCGATCACCTCACGGACGGCCGGCCCCTGCGCGAGCGCCGAGCGCACGGCGTCCGTCACATGGGCCGCGTCGTCGTACCCGATGACGACGACGGAGACCTGCGCCTGCTGAAGAGCCATGGTTGCCCCGCACCTGTGAGAGGTATATGTGCAAATCTTCCCTTACGGGCGGCTTCGCGGCCCCGTGGGGAAGATGGCGGGTGGGAGGCCCGGGTTCCGTATGGAGTTGTTGAATTCTGTGCGGGTGCCGGCGGCTACCCGGCCGGTTCCGTGAGCGCCGCCTCGTCCAGCGCGGCCGTCAGACGGTCCAGGCGGTCGCGCAGATCGCGGATCTCGTCGAGGTCGAAGGTGGTCGCGGAGACGATCCGGCGCGGCACCGCCAGCGCGCGTTCCCGCAGGGCCGCGCCCTCCTCGGTCGGTCGCACCACCACCGAGCGCTCGTCGCGCGCGCTGCGCTCGCGCCGGACGAGGCCGGCCGTCTCCAGGCGCTTGAGCAGTGGCGAGAGGG encodes the following:
- a CDS encoding glycosyltransferase family 2 protein, which translates into the protein MALQQAQVSVVVIGYDDAAHVTDAVRSALAQGPAVREVIAVDDCSTDGSADVLERLAGDEPRLRVVRRPVNSGGCGTPRNTGLDVVTSPYVMFLDSDDVLPPGAVDALLGAALEHDAPVASGLCVRRELPSGRETPWQPELYARRTLLEHSSQRAHLVHDTLCVNKLYRTSFLRERAIRFPEGRFPYEDFVFGARVLAAAPRVALVPDPVYVWHVRRSAARLSISLDRSDITNWRARLDADRLSYDILLGAGEKGPARAARTRFLDHSLRMYARELGLRGTEYQREWWTLTRAYLATFDEGDFAPAPAPGRVVARVILAADEPRDLPRLREMAARPARLTPPYARGADGSPVWSADLPQVELDHLLVRPVELLPAAVDAELRPRARGTVLRLRLHELYGRMAEAGPVTVQAEFTERNDGRVGFAGTAPLLAEAEGDSGAEEPDVDSWTADVPLDLAALGSGTWDLRLRLRFADGSRRETTAHAVAGAGLLRRSALFSARHGVLLVQPYATHAGALAVRLAPGWRGLTEVVRRRLKRLLH